Proteins encoded within one genomic window of Halomonas sp. YLGW01:
- the hisA gene encoding 1-(5-phosphoribosyl)-5-[(5-phosphoribosylamino)methylideneamino]imidazole-4-carboxamide isomerase, producing MLVIPAIDLKDGKCVRLKQGRMDDSTTYGDDPVAMAARWVEAGARRLHLVDLNGAFEGEPVNGEAVTAIARAYPDLPIQIGGGIRSAATIEHYLDAGVSHVIIGTKAVKEPAFVTEMCRAFPGHVIVGLDARDGFVATDGWAEVSTVKATDLAKRFADDGVSSIVYTDIARDGMMQGVNVEATAELARHGGLPVIASGGVTDLEDLRALARVADDGILGAITGRAIYEGSLDLAEAQRLCDELSGAAATDH from the coding sequence ATGCTGGTAATTCCCGCCATCGATCTCAAGGACGGCAAGTGCGTCCGCCTGAAGCAGGGCCGGATGGACGACTCCACCACCTATGGCGATGACCCGGTGGCCATGGCGGCGCGCTGGGTCGAGGCCGGCGCCCGCCGCCTGCACCTGGTCGACCTCAACGGCGCCTTCGAGGGCGAGCCGGTCAACGGCGAGGCGGTCACCGCCATCGCCCGCGCCTACCCGGACCTGCCGATCCAGATCGGCGGCGGCATCCGCAGCGCGGCGACCATCGAGCACTACCTGGACGCCGGGGTGTCGCATGTGATCATCGGCACCAAGGCGGTCAAGGAACCGGCCTTCGTCACCGAGATGTGCCGTGCCTTCCCGGGCCACGTGATCGTCGGCCTGGATGCTCGCGACGGCTTCGTGGCCACCGATGGCTGGGCCGAGGTCTCCACCGTCAAGGCCACCGATCTGGCCAAGCGCTTCGCCGATGATGGCGTGTCTTCGATCGTCTACACCGACATCGCCCGTGACGGCATGATGCAGGGCGTCAACGTCGAGGCCACCGCCGAGCTGGCTCGTCACGGCGGCCTGCCGGTGATCGCCTCCGGCGGGGTCACCGACCTCGAGGACCTGCGGGCGCTGGCCAGGGTCGCCGATGACGGCATCCTCGGCGCCATCACCGGCCGCGCCATCTATGAGGGCAGCCTGGACCTCGCCGAGGCCCAGCGCCTGTGCGACGAACTCAGCGGCGCTGCCGCCACCGACCACTAA
- a CDS encoding AsmA family protein — MRALLRTLLAVVGILGLVVVGAVVYITTFFDPEDLKPHLVQVARDQSGLELKLDGPLAWSFYPRLGLSVADAEARLPDQPENEQAFLAFEQAEVSLAFAPLLSGKVAIDGLSLDGMRLNLKRDAEGRGNWQTLVNRLERQQEQAALEAEAAPAVVDAENDADSGEITSELPAELGGELGGENGIAVALDIARVSLTDGSIRYSDRQSGQAWHIDALNISGTNVTPAKAFPLSADFTLSSFLIPQGQSREAAAQWVSQLTLKSRVRLGLDDGRYALEGLTLDTATRLEGADGQQQKVNLAVPSLEADLAAGRYVLKGGKLDASLAHSALGEKALPLSLTFAADADLEAQTLRISEWQLSGENSLKLGGNLRVEQLLEAPQYRGQLTLAPLSLRTWLERLGSLPETADDAALGSLALSSPLEGDLERVSLPSLNLTLDDTTLSGSLSAGLDGRSLALDLQGDVLNLDRYLPPVEEGSGHAQASAQGEASGQAATGDASQAGAAAVSQAGGELVPVATLKALDLKADLAFERLTVKGMDLEQVVLEARGGSGQQRLERFDARFFDGTLAASAGLDLRETPLRWRFAPKIEGVAAAPFIAALTSKESPLRGRLNLSGELTARGNSAGELPARLNGQLNARIVDGAVLNVNVSEELCTAVALLEGKQTSRDWHADTRFDRAAATLNIRDGEVRNDDLEISIPGIQVTGEGKVGLVDKRLDYRAAARFVDTADAACEVNPRLTKVPLPVRCEGSLSGAPADWCGFDRGAFRDAVAKLARQEVEAKAGEEVKKRLDDALEGLDKRIGEGASGELRDALKGLFQ, encoded by the coding sequence ATGAGAGCACTGTTGCGCACGCTGCTGGCGGTGGTAGGGATACTGGGCTTGGTAGTGGTAGGTGCAGTGGTCTACATCACGACCTTCTTCGATCCCGAGGATCTGAAGCCGCATCTGGTCCAGGTGGCGCGAGACCAGAGCGGCCTGGAACTCAAGCTGGACGGGCCCCTGGCCTGGTCCTTCTATCCGCGCCTCGGTCTCAGCGTGGCCGATGCCGAGGCGCGCCTGCCCGACCAGCCCGAGAACGAGCAGGCCTTCCTGGCCTTCGAGCAGGCCGAGGTCAGTCTGGCCTTCGCGCCCCTGCTCTCCGGCAAGGTCGCCATCGACGGCCTGAGTCTGGATGGCATGCGCCTGAACCTCAAGCGTGACGCCGAGGGCCGCGGTAACTGGCAGACCCTGGTCAACCGGCTCGAGCGTCAGCAGGAGCAGGCTGCCCTCGAGGCCGAGGCGGCGCCGGCCGTTGTCGACGCCGAGAACGACGCTGATAGCGGCGAGATCACCAGCGAACTGCCCGCCGAACTGGGTGGCGAGCTGGGCGGCGAGAACGGCATCGCCGTGGCGCTGGATATCGCCCGGGTGTCGCTCACCGACGGCAGCATCCGCTACTCCGACCGCCAGAGCGGCCAGGCCTGGCACATCGATGCGCTCAACATCAGCGGCACCAATGTCACCCCCGCCAAGGCGTTTCCCCTCAGTGCCGACTTCACGCTGTCATCGTTTCTGATTCCGCAGGGGCAGTCCCGCGAGGCCGCGGCCCAGTGGGTCAGCCAGCTGACCCTCAAGAGCCGGGTACGCCTCGGTCTGGATGATGGCCGCTATGCGCTCGAGGGCCTGACGCTGGATACCGCCACCCGGCTGGAGGGTGCCGACGGCCAGCAGCAGAAGGTCAACCTCGCCGTGCCGAGTCTCGAGGCCGATCTCGCCGCCGGCCGCTATGTCCTCAAGGGCGGCAAGCTGGACGCCAGCCTGGCGCACTCCGCGCTCGGCGAGAAGGCGCTGCCGCTATCGCTGACCTTCGCCGCCGATGCCGACCTCGAGGCACAGACGCTGCGGATCAGCGAATGGCAGCTCAGCGGAGAAAACAGCCTGAAGCTCGGCGGCAACCTGCGCGTCGAACAACTGCTCGAAGCCCCGCAGTACCGTGGCCAGCTGACCCTGGCGCCGCTGTCGCTGCGCACCTGGCTCGAACGCCTGGGTAGCCTGCCCGAGACCGCCGATGACGCCGCACTCGGCAGCCTGGCGCTGTCGAGCCCGCTGGAAGGCGATCTCGAGCGGGTCAGCCTGCCGAGCCTGAACCTGACGCTGGATGACACCACCCTCAGCGGCTCGCTTTCCGCCGGCCTCGATGGTCGCTCGCTGGCGCTCGATCTGCAGGGCGACGTGCTGAACCTCGATCGCTACCTGCCGCCGGTCGAGGAGGGCAGCGGCCATGCACAGGCAAGTGCCCAGGGCGAGGCCTCCGGTCAGGCCGCTACCGGCGACGCCAGCCAGGCCGGGGCTGCCGCGGTCAGTCAGGCCGGTGGCGAGCTGGTGCCGGTGGCGACCCTCAAGGCCCTGGATCTGAAGGCGGATCTCGCCTTTGAGCGGCTCACCGTCAAGGGCATGGATCTCGAGCAGGTCGTGCTCGAGGCGCGCGGCGGCAGCGGCCAGCAGCGCCTGGAGCGCTTCGATGCGCGCTTCTTCGACGGCACGCTGGCCGCCAGCGCCGGCCTCGACCTGCGCGAGACGCCGCTGCGCTGGCGCTTTGCCCCGAAGATCGAGGGCGTGGCCGCCGCGCCCTTCATCGCCGCGCTCACCAGCAAGGAGTCCCCGCTGCGTGGCCGTCTCAACCTCTCCGGCGAGCTGACCGCCCGCGGTAACAGCGCGGGTGAGCTGCCGGCGCGGCTCAACGGCCAGCTGAATGCCCGCATCGTCGATGGCGCGGTGCTGAACGTCAACGTCTCCGAGGAGCTGTGCACCGCCGTGGCCCTGCTGGAAGGCAAGCAGACCAGCCGCGACTGGCACGCGGACACCCGCTTCGATCGGGCAGCCGCGACCCTCAATATCCGCGATGGCGAGGTGCGCAACGATGACCTGGAGATCAGCATTCCCGGCATTCAAGTGACCGGCGAAGGCAAGGTCGGCCTGGTCGACAAGCGCCTCGACTATCGCGCCGCGGCGCGCTTCGTCGATACCGCCGACGCCGCCTGCGAGGTCAATCCGCGCCTCACCAAGGTGCCGCTGCCGGTGCGCTGCGAAGGCAGCCTGTCCGGTGCGCCCGCCGACTGGTGCGGGTTCGATCGCGGCGCCTTCCGCGACGCCGTGGCGAAGCTCGCACGCCAGGAAGTCGAGGCAAAGGCCGGCGAGGAAGTTAAGAAACGCCTCGACGATGCCCTGGAAGGGCTCGATAAACGCATCGGCGAAGGAGCCTCCGGGGAACTTCGCGACGCCCTCAAGGGTCTGTTTCAGTAG
- the hisF gene encoding imidazole glycerol phosphate synthase subunit HisF, which produces MGLAKRIIPCLDVDAGRVVKGVNFVGIRDAGDPVEIAKRYNQQGADEITFLDITASHEDRGTTVEMVERIAGEVFIPLTVGGGIRTCEDIRTMLNAGADKVSINTAAVTNPEFVFEATQRFGSQCIVVAIDAKRVSAEGETPRWDIFTHGGRKHTGLDAVEWAQKMVELGAGELLLTSMDRDGTKIGFDNELTRAISDAVSVPVIASGGVGNLDHLVAGVTEGHADAVLAASIFHFGEYSIPDAKRYMADRGIEMRL; this is translated from the coding sequence ATGGGACTCGCCAAACGCATCATCCCCTGTCTCGACGTCGACGCCGGTCGCGTGGTGAAGGGCGTCAATTTCGTCGGCATCCGCGATGCCGGCGACCCGGTGGAGATCGCCAAGCGCTACAACCAGCAGGGCGCCGACGAGATCACCTTTCTCGACATCACCGCCAGCCATGAAGACCGCGGTACCACCGTCGAGATGGTCGAGCGCATCGCCGGCGAGGTGTTCATCCCGCTGACCGTGGGCGGCGGCATTCGCACCTGCGAGGACATCCGCACCATGCTCAACGCCGGCGCCGACAAGGTGTCGATCAACACCGCGGCGGTGACCAACCCGGAGTTCGTCTTCGAGGCGACTCAGCGCTTCGGCAGCCAATGCATCGTGGTGGCCATCGACGCCAAGCGGGTCTCCGCCGAGGGCGAGACGCCGCGCTGGGACATCTTCACCCATGGCGGGCGCAAGCATACCGGCCTGGATGCGGTGGAATGGGCGCAGAAGATGGTCGAGCTGGGCGCCGGCGAGCTGCTGCTGACCAGCATGGACCGGGACGGCACCAAGATCGGCTTCGACAACGAGCTGACCCGTGCCATCAGTGACGCGGTCAGCGTGCCGGTGATCGCCTCCGGCGGCGTCGGCAACCTCGACCACCTGGTCGCCGGCGTGACCGAGGGCCACGCCGATGCGGTGCTGGCCGCCAGCATCTTCCACTTCGGCGAGTACAGCATCCCCGATGCCAAGCGCTACATGGCCGACCGCGGCATCGAGATGCGGCTCTGA
- the mutY gene encoding A/G-specific adenine glycosylase: MTDLPATVEPIALSPEEFQRRLMTWFDEYGRKTLPWQQNTTPYRVWVSEIMLQQTQVATVIPYYERFMARFPDVQALAEASQDEVLHLWTGLGYYARGRNLHKAAQVVVNEHGGAFPVNSVEAMAALPGIGRSTAGAIISISTGERAVILDGNVKRVLTRLHAVEGWPGRPRVERPLWALAERYTPHTRLPDHTQAMMDLGATLCRRGSPSCLLCPFEDVCLAHARNQEKRFPESKPRKALPERSTIMLLLHDEAGRVLLQQRPAVGLWGGLWCFPQFDDREALTAWLDAHAPDAELAPAWDAFNHTFSHFRLAITPQPARGRQAAVTEGGGLWYNPSEPASIGLAAPVKALLESLARLATPSNQQDPE; this comes from the coding sequence ATGACCGATCTCCCAGCCACCGTCGAACCCATCGCGCTCTCCCCCGAGGAGTTCCAGCGCCGCCTGATGACCTGGTTCGACGAATACGGCCGCAAGACGCTGCCCTGGCAGCAGAACACCACGCCCTATCGGGTCTGGGTCTCCGAGATCATGCTGCAGCAGACCCAGGTGGCCACGGTGATTCCCTACTACGAGCGCTTCATGGCGCGCTTTCCCGACGTGCAGGCCCTGGCCGAGGCTTCCCAGGACGAGGTACTGCACCTGTGGACCGGGCTTGGCTACTATGCCCGCGGTCGCAACCTGCACAAGGCCGCCCAGGTGGTCGTGAATGAGCATGGTGGCGCCTTTCCCGTCAACAGCGTCGAGGCCATGGCCGCGCTGCCCGGCATCGGCCGCTCCACCGCCGGGGCCATCATCAGCATCAGCACCGGTGAGCGGGCGGTGATCCTCGATGGCAACGTCAAGCGCGTGCTGACGCGCCTGCATGCCGTGGAAGGCTGGCCGGGTCGCCCCAGGGTCGAACGCCCCCTGTGGGCGCTTGCCGAGCGCTACACGCCCCACACGCGCCTGCCCGACCACACCCAGGCGATGATGGATCTCGGCGCCACCCTGTGCCGGCGTGGCAGCCCCAGCTGCCTGCTGTGCCCCTTCGAGGACGTCTGCCTGGCTCATGCCCGCAACCAGGAGAAGCGCTTCCCCGAATCCAAGCCCAGGAAGGCGCTGCCCGAACGCTCGACCATCATGCTGCTGCTGCACGACGAAGCGGGCCGTGTGCTGCTTCAGCAGCGCCCCGCCGTGGGACTGTGGGGCGGCCTGTGGTGTTTCCCCCAGTTCGACGATCGTGAGGCCCTCACGGCCTGGCTGGACGCTCACGCGCCCGATGCCGAGCTGGCGCCGGCCTGGGATGCCTTCAATCACACCTTCAGCCACTTCCGCCTGGCCATTACTCCGCAGCCCGCGCGAGGCCGTCAGGCCGCCGTGACCGAAGGCGGGGGCCTCTGGTATAACCCCAGCGAGCCGGCCAGCATTGGCCTGGCCGCGCCGGTCAAGGCGCTACTCGAGTCGCTGGCACGACTCGCCACCCCATCCAACCAGCAAGACCCGGAGTGA
- the thpD gene encoding ectoine hydroxylase, with translation MSVQTATRQAFEATRAPRDPYPTRLKQPLDMPWLKRQEAVVKGRAEDGPLDPGQLERFEREGFLFEPNFLSGRELDELRDELKALLECEDYAGRDFSITEPDSQEIRSLFAVHFLSTRFSRLAEDERLMGRARQILGGEPYVHQSRINYKPGFQGKGFNWHSDFETWHAEDGMPAMNAVSASIVLTDNHTFNGPLMLIPGSHRVFVPCLGETPDDHHKQSLKTQEFGVPSREALTQLIERHGIEAPTGAAGGLLLFDCNTLHGSNANMSPDPRSNAFFVYNRRDNACREPYAAKRKRPDFLAHRPGEGWSAERH, from the coding sequence GTGTCAGTACAGACCGCAACCCGCCAAGCTTTCGAAGCCACCCGCGCGCCGCGTGATCCCTATCCCACGCGCCTGAAGCAGCCGCTGGACATGCCCTGGCTCAAGCGCCAGGAAGCGGTGGTGAAGGGCCGCGCCGAGGATGGCCCACTGGACCCGGGTCAGCTCGAGCGCTTCGAGCGTGAAGGCTTCCTGTTCGAACCCAACTTCCTCTCCGGGCGCGAGCTCGATGAGCTGCGCGATGAGTTGAAGGCGCTGCTGGAATGCGAGGACTACGCCGGGCGCGACTTCAGCATCACCGAACCCGACAGCCAGGAGATTCGCTCGCTGTTCGCGGTGCACTTCCTCTCGACGCGCTTCTCAAGGCTCGCCGAGGATGAGCGGCTGATGGGCCGCGCCCGCCAGATCCTCGGTGGCGAGCCCTATGTGCATCAGTCGCGCATCAACTACAAGCCCGGTTTCCAGGGCAAGGGCTTCAACTGGCACTCGGACTTCGAGACCTGGCACGCCGAGGACGGCATGCCGGCCATGAACGCCGTCAGTGCCTCGATCGTGCTCACCGACAACCACACCTTCAATGGGCCGCTGATGCTGATTCCCGGCTCGCACCGGGTGTTTGTGCCCTGCCTGGGCGAGACGCCGGACGATCACCACAAGCAGTCGCTGAAGACCCAGGAGTTCGGCGTGCCGAGTCGCGAGGCGCTGACCCAGTTGATCGAGCGTCATGGCATCGAGGCGCCCACGGGCGCCGCGGGCGGGCTTCTGCTGTTCGACTGCAACACCCTGCACGGCTCCAACGCCAACATGTCGCCGGACCCGCGCAGCAACGCCTTCTTCGTTTACAACCGCCGCGACAACGCCTGCCGCGAGCCCTATGCGGCGAAGCGCAAGCGGCCGGATTTCCTGGCGCATCGCCCGGGGGAGGGCTGGAGCGCGGAGCGGCACTAA
- a CDS encoding YjaG family protein, translated as MTQSTGGFNARLKQLDARRRLAFMAALGERLMPNYALYADHAEVGDPAALRGILALVWEYLTVKGAKIDFDRQAEKLAELEPPAEDDSFGARRALEAVMAVSAMLDTLRGEAPEAVLEVSRASLSGVRAFIEMSEGEEDEARLAAQIREHELMADERDFQDAVLEAVEEDVLDRDALKALRRLGRNGGVSNLGLTLD; from the coding sequence ATGACTCAGTCCACCGGCGGCTTCAATGCTCGCCTGAAACAGCTCGATGCCCGCCGTCGCCTGGCCTTCATGGCCGCCCTCGGCGAGCGTCTGATGCCGAACTATGCCCTCTATGCGGATCACGCCGAGGTGGGCGACCCGGCGGCCCTGCGCGGCATCCTGGCCTTGGTCTGGGAGTACCTGACGGTGAAGGGCGCCAAGATCGATTTCGATCGTCAGGCCGAGAAGCTCGCCGAGCTGGAACCGCCGGCCGAGGACGATAGTTTCGGTGCGCGGCGCGCCCTGGAGGCGGTGATGGCGGTCTCGGCGATGCTCGATACCCTGCGCGGCGAGGCGCCCGAGGCGGTACTGGAAGTCAGCCGCGCCTCGCTCAGCGGTGTGCGCGCCTTCATCGAGATGAGCGAGGGCGAAGAGGACGAGGCGCGGCTGGCCGCGCAGATCCGCGAGCATGAGCTGATGGCGGACGAGCGGGACTTTCAGGATGCGGTACTGGAAGCGGTCGAGGAAGACGTGCTGGATCGTGACGCCCTCAAGGCGCTCAGGCGCCTGGGGCGCAACGGCGGCGTGAGCAACCTGGGGCTGACTCTGGACTAG
- the hisB gene encoding imidazoleglycerol-phosphate dehydratase HisB: MTQRTATVSRDTKETQITVSVNLDGKGELTCETGVPFLDHMLDQVARHGLIDLDIKAVGDLHIDAHHTVEDLGITLGQAFAQAIGDKRGIYRYGHAYVPLDEALSRVVVDFSGRPGLFMNVEFTRASLGSLDTQLFWEFFQGFVNHAQVTLHIDNLKGFNAHHQAETIFKAFGRALRMASAEDPRMAGQMPSTKGSL; the protein is encoded by the coding sequence ATGACCCAGCGTACCGCCACGGTTTCCCGCGACACCAAGGAAACGCAGATCACGGTAAGCGTGAACCTCGATGGCAAGGGTGAGCTTACCTGCGAGACCGGCGTGCCCTTTCTCGATCACATGCTCGACCAGGTGGCGCGCCACGGGCTGATCGACCTGGACATCAAGGCCGTGGGCGATCTGCATATCGATGCGCACCACACCGTCGAGGATCTCGGCATCACCCTGGGCCAGGCCTTCGCCCAGGCCATCGGCGACAAGCGGGGCATCTACCGCTATGGCCACGCCTATGTGCCTCTGGACGAGGCGCTGTCCCGGGTCGTGGTAGACTTCTCCGGCCGCCCGGGTCTGTTCATGAACGTCGAGTTCACCCGCGCGAGCCTTGGCTCGCTGGACACCCAGCTGTTCTGGGAATTCTTCCAGGGCTTCGTCAATCACGCCCAGGTGACCCTGCACATCGACAACCTGAAGGGCTTCAACGCCCACCATCAGGCCGAGACCATCTTCAAGGCCTTCGGCCGCGCGCTGCGCATGGCCAGCGCCGAGGATCCGCGCATGGCCGGCCAGATGCCGTCCACCAAGGGCAGCCTCTGA
- a CDS encoding fumarylacetoacetate hydrolase family protein yields the protein MHFVPRYTDGQDFPHALGKIVCVGRNYAEHARELDNPVPSAPLLFIKPATAAAPLKEPIAIAASRGEVHFETELALLIGEPLTEASPAEAEQAVAGIGLALDLTLREVQSRLKEKGHPWEIAKAFDGACPLSPFLRLNGPLDWSRLNFSLDINDERRQTGDTADLLFPIPELLAEMSRHFTLAPGDVVLTGTPAGVGRLPRDARLHFDLNGWLELDTTTAP from the coding sequence ATGCATTTCGTGCCCCGTTATACCGACGGTCAGGACTTTCCCCATGCACTCGGCAAGATCGTCTGCGTGGGGCGCAACTACGCCGAGCACGCCAGGGAGCTGGACAACCCGGTGCCCAGCGCGCCGCTGTTGTTCATCAAGCCGGCCACGGCGGCGGCACCGCTGAAGGAGCCGATCGCGATCGCGGCCTCGCGGGGCGAGGTGCATTTCGAGACCGAGCTGGCGCTCTTGATCGGCGAGCCGCTGACCGAGGCCAGCCCGGCGGAAGCCGAGCAGGCGGTGGCCGGCATCGGTCTGGCGCTGGACCTGACTCTGCGCGAGGTGCAGAGCCGCCTCAAGGAAAAGGGCCACCCCTGGGAGATCGCCAAGGCCTTCGACGGGGCCTGTCCGCTGTCGCCCTTCCTGCGCCTCAATGGCCCGCTGGACTGGTCGCGCCTTAACTTCTCGCTGGATATCAACGACGAGCGCCGCCAGACCGGCGACACCGCGGACCTGCTGTTCCCGATCCCGGAACTGCTGGCCGAGATGAGCCGCCACTTCACGCTCGCGCCCGGCGACGTGGTGCTCACCGGCACCCCGGCCGGGGTCGGGAGGCTGCCCCGGGATGCCCGCCTGCACTTCGATCTCAACGGCTGGCTCGAGCTCGATACCACCACTGCGCCCTGA
- the hisH gene encoding imidazole glycerol phosphate synthase subunit HisH, translated as MTIAVIDYGMGNLHSVAKALEHVTHENVVVTRDARRIRGATRLVLPGQGAIRDCMGELERSEVKGLVQELLANGDKPLLGICVGQQMLLDESEENGGVACLGHLPGRVRRFPADLVDADGARLKVPHMGWNRVSQHHDHPLWDGIEDGERLYFVHSYYVDAAEDADVFGTTEYGGVTAHVAVGRGPVFATQFHPEKSSAAGLRLLENFVQWSP; from the coding sequence ATGACCATTGCCGTCATCGATTATGGAATGGGCAATTTGCACAGCGTCGCCAAGGCGCTGGAGCACGTCACCCACGAGAACGTGGTGGTGACTCGCGATGCCCGCCGTATTCGTGGCGCCACCCGGCTGGTGCTGCCCGGCCAGGGCGCGATCCGCGACTGCATGGGCGAGCTGGAACGCAGCGAGGTCAAGGGCCTGGTGCAGGAGCTGCTGGCCAACGGCGACAAACCGCTGCTGGGCATCTGCGTCGGCCAGCAGATGCTGCTCGACGAGAGCGAGGAGAACGGCGGCGTGGCCTGCCTTGGCCACCTGCCGGGCCGCGTGCGGCGCTTCCCCGCCGACCTGGTCGATGCCGACGGCGCGCGCCTGAAGGTGCCGCACATGGGCTGGAACCGGGTGTCCCAGCATCATGACCACCCGCTGTGGGACGGTATCGAGGACGGCGAGCGCCTCTATTTCGTGCACAGCTACTACGTCGATGCCGCCGAGGATGCCGATGTCTTCGGGACCACCGAGTACGGCGGCGTCACCGCCCATGTGGCCGTGGGCCGCGGCCCGGTGTTCGCCACCCAGTTCCACCCGGAGAAGAGCTCGGCGGCGGGCCTGCGCCTGCTCGAGAACTTCGTGCAGTGGTCGCCCTGA
- a CDS encoding oxidative damage protection protein — MSQTVFCRKYQQELEALPFPPLPGQKGQEIQANVSKQAWEEWQALQTRLINEKHLSMLDPKTREYLMEQMERFLDNRDTDQAEGYVPPSQ; from the coding sequence ATGAGCCAGACCGTGTTCTGCCGCAAGTACCAGCAGGAGCTCGAAGCCCTGCCGTTCCCGCCGCTGCCCGGCCAGAAGGGCCAGGAGATCCAGGCCAATGTGTCCAAGCAGGCCTGGGAGGAGTGGCAGGCGCTGCAGACCCGCCTGATCAACGAGAAGCACCTGAGCATGCTCGACCCCAAGACTCGCGAGTATCTGATGGAGCAGATGGAGCGCTTCCTGGACAATCGCGATACCGACCAGGCCGAAGGCTACGTACCGCCCAGCCAGTGA
- a CDS encoding acetyl-CoA sensor PanZ family protein gives MPVTLQKVAKAEWERDAQLALDLSRIYADAPAERLPLPADAYIRDQFDRQGIFCCARFNDRLLGAVAMTVVDGVWWLSNLCIRKTTRRRGVASRLVTLICQEAFREGCLLRVAASMLMLGDELLLKRLGFRLVAGGEHYELDPKISQGGNG, from the coding sequence ATGCCGGTCACCCTGCAAAAGGTTGCCAAGGCCGAATGGGAACGGGATGCCCAGCTCGCCCTGGATCTCTCGCGTATCTACGCCGATGCCCCCGCCGAACGGCTGCCGCTGCCTGCCGATGCCTATATCCGCGATCAATTCGATCGGCAGGGGATATTCTGCTGTGCCCGCTTCAATGATCGCCTGCTGGGCGCCGTGGCGATGACGGTCGTCGACGGCGTCTGGTGGCTGTCGAACCTGTGCATTCGCAAGACCACCCGCCGCCGGGGCGTGGCGTCGAGGCTGGTGACGCTGATCTGCCAGGAAGCCTTCCGCGAAGGCTGCCTGCTGCGGGTCGCCGCCTCGATGCTGATGCTCGGTGACGAGCTGCTGCTCAAGCGACTGGGCTTCCGGTTGGTAGCGGGCGGCGAACACTACGAATTGGACCCCAAGATTTCACAAGGAGGTAACGGATGA